Proteins found in one Paenibacillus borealis genomic segment:
- a CDS encoding zinc-dependent alcohol dehydrogenase: MKAVLSQNGEINVAEIPAPVLEDGFVLVETEYSAISPGTEMMMNGANRPKPIVLGYSAAGIIRSRGKGMEHWPEGQRVACYGGPYAKHAEWLLMPQHLMVPVPEHVRPLEASTVGLGAIAVHAVRQADLKFGETLVLIGAGILGQLIAQIARAAGCRVIVYDLLEARCSIAESLGIRHIAVNPEQVSSHLEQLTAGMGADAVMICAGGKSGGLVDQALEWVRNQGKVLLVGDVKADFSRELMFGKEAQVLISRAGGPGRYDPVYEKQGIDYPYGYVRWTEGRNMAEYIRLIAEGDIQVGPLISKVFPLERSADAFRQYAQSPAELLGAVLAYPVTGVQEAEPAAAQAHEGQ, from the coding sequence ATGAAGGCGGTATTATCCCAGAATGGTGAAATTAATGTGGCTGAGATTCCCGCTCCGGTGCTGGAGGACGGATTCGTGCTCGTCGAGACTGAATATTCGGCCATCAGCCCCGGAACAGAAATGATGATGAACGGCGCGAACCGTCCGAAGCCTATAGTTCTCGGATATAGTGCGGCAGGGATCATCCGGTCCCGGGGCAAAGGAATGGAGCATTGGCCGGAGGGTCAGCGGGTGGCCTGTTATGGGGGGCCGTATGCCAAACACGCGGAATGGCTGCTGATGCCGCAGCATCTAATGGTGCCGGTTCCGGAGCATGTCCGTCCGCTGGAGGCGTCAACGGTAGGTCTTGGGGCAATAGCGGTACATGCCGTAAGGCAGGCTGACTTGAAGTTCGGCGAGACGCTGGTGCTGATTGGAGCAGGGATTCTCGGTCAGCTGATAGCGCAAATTGCCAGGGCTGCCGGCTGCCGGGTCATCGTCTATGATCTGCTTGAAGCACGCTGCAGCATCGCTGAGAGCCTGGGCATCCGCCACATTGCTGTAAATCCGGAGCAGGTCAGCTCGCATCTGGAACAATTGACGGCGGGAATGGGAGCGGATGCCGTAATGATCTGTGCCGGGGGCAAATCCGGCGGGCTTGTCGATCAGGCGCTGGAATGGGTGAGGAACCAGGGGAAGGTGCTGCTGGTCGGAGATGTGAAGGCGGACTTCTCGCGGGAGCTGATGTTCGGGAAGGAAGCGCAGGTGCTGATCTCCAGAGCAGGCGGTCCGGGCCGCTATGATCCTGTCTATGAAAAGCAAGGGATAGATTATCCTTATGGCTACGTCCGCTGGACCGAAGGACGCAACATGGCGGAATATATCCGGCTGATCGCTGAGGGTGATATTCAGGTAGGACCGCTGATCAGCAAGGTGTTCCCTCTGGAGCGTTCAGCCGATGCGTTCAGGCAGTATGCACAATCTCCGGCAGAGCTGTTGGGAGCAGTGCTCGCCTATCCCGTAACCGGTGTTCAGGAAGCAGAGCCGGCTGCAGCCCAAGCCCATGAAGGGCAATGA
- a CDS encoding WD40 repeat domain-containing protein, giving the protein MRMEALRIGEPLNGLAVWASAYGKRLGQDRIYAVSSGSPCMLFVLDPAGTRPVQQFALEGSDHCWGVVAAASGVYIGGSGILYRFTHEQGIENLGEMIPGEFYTWRLAADNEGNIYGGCYPGGKVFQYNPSTGQFRDYGVMVDGEQYARCMQAWKGKLYVGAGTRCPHIVELDTETGERREISLPEESRTEQLVYDLNIVHGKLIIRITPSSRLYIYDLKLRRWENSIDHVSGLSMSPPDRHGNIYFIKDDVLQRYALATGMLTPTSLAMPEPAGDYGWLEGHPLNPRGSCLAGVHRDGTCWIYDPENDRHTVIDFMLQGQPVHLQSLAWGPEGKLYIGGYFAGGLASFDPATSEIVSRRGIGQIEGMMEAGGIMYLGVYPKANIFAYDPSREWNPGLNPRLAFSLQGEEQDRAFAWTRAGEELAIGTVPSYGRHGGALTLLHPGTGVRGVFRGLLPQQSIVSLAAGQELLFAGGSVWGGLGIAPERKEASLMIWDVNSRRKVWEGVPVPGEKAIPALALDDEGKVWGLTAGLLFLFDPFTLKTERTVQVSPADWEGMTHFWRGGNELLYREGILYGVAMNTLFQYDVRQGRLEVLDEDARLLAADGEGGLFFARSTALYRMQALAARQEEL; this is encoded by the coding sequence ATGAGGATGGAGGCGCTGCGGATCGGCGAGCCGCTGAACGGTCTTGCGGTATGGGCGTCGGCCTATGGCAAGCGGCTGGGGCAGGACCGGATCTATGCCGTATCCTCCGGCAGTCCCTGCATGCTGTTCGTTCTCGATCCTGCAGGCACCCGGCCGGTACAGCAATTCGCGCTGGAAGGCTCGGATCATTGCTGGGGAGTGGTTGCGGCGGCCAGCGGAGTCTATATCGGCGGCAGCGGAATTCTCTACAGGTTTACGCATGAACAGGGCATCGAGAACCTGGGGGAGATGATTCCGGGCGAGTTCTACACCTGGCGGCTTGCCGCTGACAACGAAGGCAACATCTATGGAGGCTGCTATCCGGGCGGCAAAGTCTTTCAATATAACCCGTCCACGGGACAGTTCAGAGATTACGGTGTCATGGTGGACGGGGAGCAATATGCCCGGTGCATGCAAGCCTGGAAGGGTAAGCTGTATGTGGGGGCAGGTACCCGGTGTCCGCATATTGTGGAACTGGACACAGAGACAGGTGAACGGAGAGAAATCAGCCTGCCGGAAGAGAGCCGCACAGAGCAGCTGGTGTATGATCTGAATATTGTCCACGGGAAGCTGATAATTCGGATAACACCGAGTTCGAGATTGTATATCTATGATCTGAAGCTGCGGCGGTGGGAGAATTCCATAGATCATGTAAGTGGACTCAGCATGTCTCCGCCTGACCGTCACGGGAATATCTATTTCATCAAGGATGATGTTCTGCAGCGTTATGCATTGGCAACGGGCATGCTTACACCTACTTCACTTGCCATGCCGGAACCCGCAGGAGATTACGGCTGGCTGGAGGGCCATCCGCTGAATCCGCGGGGCAGCTGTCTGGCAGGTGTGCACAGGGACGGGACCTGCTGGATCTATGATCCGGAGAATGACCGGCACACGGTCATCGATTTCATGCTGCAGGGGCAGCCGGTTCATCTGCAGTCCCTGGCCTGGGGTCCGGAAGGGAAGCTGTACATCGGAGGTTATTTCGCCGGCGGACTGGCCAGTTTCGATCCGGCGACCTCGGAAATTGTTTCCCGCCGGGGGATCGGGCAGATTGAGGGCATGATGGAAGCCGGCGGCATTATGTATCTGGGCGTCTATCCCAAGGCGAATATCTTCGCCTATGATCCGTCACGGGAATGGAATCCCGGCCTTAACCCCCGGCTGGCTTTCTCCCTGCAAGGCGAAGAACAGGACCGTGCTTTTGCCTGGACCCGGGCGGGAGAAGAGCTGGCTATCGGAACCGTACCATCCTACGGCCGGCATGGAGGTGCACTTACCCTGTTGCATCCCGGAACCGGGGTGCGTGGGGTGTTCAGGGGGCTGCTGCCGCAGCAGAGCATCGTGTCGCTGGCTGCAGGCCAAGAGCTGTTGTTCGCCGGAGGCTCCGTCTGGGGAGGGCTCGGCATAGCGCCGGAGCGGAAGGAGGCGTCATTGATGATCTGGGATGTGAACAGCCGCCGCAAGGTGTGGGAGGGTGTTCCGGTACCGGGCGAAAAAGCCATCCCGGCACTTGCACTGGATGATGAGGGCAAGGTATGGGGACTCACCGCAGGGCTGCTCTTTCTGTTTGATCCGTTCACGCTGAAGACGGAACGGACGGTTCAGGTGAGCCCGGCGGATTGGGAAGGAATGACCCACTTCTGGCGGGGAGGCAACGAGCTGCTGTACAGGGAAGGCATATTGTACGGGGTGGCCATGAACACACTGTTCCAATACGATGTGCGCCAGGGCAGGCTTGAGGTGCTGGACGAGGATGCCCGGCTGCTCGCGGCGGACGGCGAAGGAGGGCTGTTTTTTGCCAGATCAACAGCACTGTACCGGATGCAGGCCTTGGCGGCAAGACAGGAGGAACTATGA
- a CDS encoding glycosyltransferase family 4 protein: MKILYFYKFCLLGGVTTQLANRFKFLRGRAEVHFAFLEDYGGAGAFEGYTHVRILGTPAEIRSYIDKHDFDVIITIDTYELYEALGPEEKRRLIIHEVHTTYEEPLRKLAESRESLPFHYVITPSVYMKAMLEGIGITDACHINNCLDTELFKYEPLSGKRPPTILWVGKLDRHKNWESFLNIAGRLNAQFPDLQFMLVGGYTAPEEITGKLQARVQELGLRHLEWLPKVDYEEMHYYYSAVAGSGGVYVSTTSNESFGMTVLEAMACRCPVVVPEVGALPELLDDELSVSLYAPGNEEECVERVARLLRENVLRERLMILGEQKARTVYSIEEVGKAYMALLERFVRERAYHN, from the coding sequence ATGAAGATCCTATACTTCTATAAATTTTGCCTGCTGGGCGGAGTCACCACGCAGCTGGCGAACAGGTTTAAGTTTCTGCGCGGCCGTGCGGAGGTGCATTTTGCTTTTCTTGAGGATTACGGAGGGGCCGGCGCTTTTGAAGGCTATACGCATGTCCGTATCCTTGGAACACCTGCTGAAATCAGGAGCTACATTGACAAGCATGACTTTGATGTAATCATCACCATTGATACCTATGAACTGTATGAAGCGCTTGGACCGGAGGAAAAACGGAGGCTGATCATTCATGAGGTGCATACCACCTATGAAGAGCCCTTGCGGAAGCTGGCTGAATCCCGGGAAAGTCTGCCCTTTCATTATGTCATCACACCCTCTGTTTATATGAAGGCAATGCTGGAGGGAATCGGGATTACGGATGCTTGTCATATCAATAACTGCCTGGACACGGAATTATTCAAATACGAACCCCTCTCCGGCAAGCGGCCGCCTACCATTCTGTGGGTTGGCAAGCTGGACCGGCATAAGAACTGGGAGTCCTTCCTGAACATAGCAGGCAGGCTGAATGCGCAATTCCCGGACCTGCAGTTCATGCTTGTCGGCGGTTACACCGCTCCCGAAGAAATTACCGGCAAACTCCAGGCGAGAGTGCAGGAGCTGGGACTCCGGCATTTGGAGTGGCTGCCCAAAGTGGATTATGAAGAGATGCACTATTATTATTCTGCGGTGGCCGGGAGTGGCGGGGTGTATGTCAGTACTACCAGCAATGAGTCTTTCGGGATGACTGTCCTGGAGGCCATGGCGTGCCGGTGCCCGGTTGTAGTGCCGGAGGTCGGGGCATTGCCCGAGCTGCTGGACGACGAGCTGAGTGTATCGCTCTATGCCCCCGGCAATGAGGAGGAATGTGTAGAACGTGTGGCCCGGCTGCTCAGGGAGAACGTCCTGCGGGAACGCCTGATGATCTTGGGCGAGCAGAAGGCGAGAACGGTGTACAGCATTGAAGAGGTGGGCAAAGCGTACATGGCATTGCTGGAACGTTTCGTACGGGAACGTGCATACCACAATTAA
- a CDS encoding Gfo/Idh/MocA family protein: protein MKELNIGMVGMDTSHSRIYASMLNQVSHPLHVPGGRLICGYAGGSADFPLSASRVESVSRELQEHYGVELVASIAEVAERVDAVLLTSADGRVHREQFAVLAPYGKPVFIDKPLAVTSADARAIMELAASCGTPVFSSSMVRFGGPLNAALKDESAGSIVGADCCGPLELQPTQPGLFWYGIHTAEMLYAALGGGCVSVRAVSNDTQEWAAGQWRDGRIGTIRGNVTGGSEFYAVLHRERGSTAVHALGGQYEAGHQNLLRQFLLMAGGAPPPVSPAVTLELIRFIEAANESRVTGQTVLL, encoded by the coding sequence TTGAAAGAGCTGAACATTGGCATGGTGGGCATGGATACCTCACACAGCAGAATCTATGCTTCAATGCTGAACCAGGTGTCCCATCCGCTGCATGTGCCCGGCGGGAGGCTGATCTGCGGGTATGCCGGAGGCTCGGCGGATTTCCCGTTAAGCGCCTCACGGGTGGAATCGGTCAGCAGGGAGCTACAGGAGCACTACGGTGTCGAGCTGGTGGCTTCCATTGCGGAAGTGGCCGAGAGAGTGGATGCCGTTCTTCTGACCTCTGCAGACGGAAGAGTACACCGTGAACAGTTCGCGGTTCTGGCACCCTACGGCAAGCCGGTGTTCATCGACAAGCCGCTTGCGGTCACCAGCGCGGATGCCCGGGCGATTATGGAGCTTGCAGCAAGCTGCGGGACGCCCGTTTTCTCCAGCTCGATGGTCCGGTTCGGCGGTCCGCTGAATGCGGCGCTTAAGGATGAGAGTGCAGGCTCCATTGTAGGAGCAGACTGCTGCGGTCCGCTAGAGCTGCAGCCGACCCAGCCGGGATTATTCTGGTACGGCATTCATACCGCAGAAATGCTATATGCTGCACTTGGCGGAGGTTGCGTTTCAGTGAGGGCCGTGAGCAATGATACCCAGGAATGGGCAGCGGGGCAGTGGAGGGACGGACGGATCGGAACCATACGCGGCAACGTGACCGGCGGCTCTGAATTCTATGCGGTGCTGCACAGGGAACGGGGCAGCACGGCAGTCCATGCGCTGGGCGGACAATATGAAGCAGGCCATCAGAATCTGCTCAGGCAGTTTCTGTTGATGGCGGGGGGAGCGCCTCCGCCCGTAAGCCCGGCGGTGACGCTGGAGCTGATCCGCTTTATTGAAGCGGCTAATGAGAGCAGAGTAACGGGGCAGACCGTGCTTCTGTAA
- a CDS encoding Gfo/Idh/MocA family protein, with the protein MIKTAVIGCGGMGNIHADRYLSMPEAQLVAVCDINGEAAERLGVLAGVKYYLSAQEMLEQEKPDLVSIAVPTYLHVPLVRLAADYGAHVICEKPLALTSAEAEEAVRYCNGKGVRLFVGHVVRFFPAYSQLAEGIRQHGGGGGGIYHAKRAGSHPGQVQEWFRDPALSGGVIVDLMIHDIDYIRGTFGEAEEVYAFEHRTETMNYASATFRFGNGTLAQLEAFWGYPGPFHTAFEYAGAEVIISGGTPDGESVHVRRAVTSGSAPGFVETPASVLLKDPYYEELEHFLRCLVSGAEPKVTAEDAVQAVRWAEAAVRSGVTGLPVKLNAKGVIQ; encoded by the coding sequence ATGATCAAGACAGCAGTGATCGGCTGCGGCGGGATGGGGAACATTCATGCGGACAGGTATCTGTCCATGCCTGAGGCTCAGCTCGTCGCGGTATGCGATATCAATGGGGAAGCGGCCGAGAGGCTTGGAGTGCTGGCAGGTGTGAAGTATTACCTGTCGGCACAGGAGATGCTCGAACAGGAGAAACCGGATCTGGTCAGTATAGCGGTCCCGACCTATCTGCATGTGCCGCTGGTACGGCTGGCTGCGGACTATGGTGCGCATGTGATCTGCGAAAAGCCGCTGGCGCTGACTTCCGCAGAAGCCGAAGAGGCGGTCAGATACTGTAACGGTAAGGGTGTCCGGTTATTTGTCGGACATGTGGTCCGCTTCTTCCCCGCCTACAGCCAGCTTGCGGAAGGGATCAGGCAGCATGGCGGAGGCGGGGGCGGCATCTATCATGCCAAGAGAGCAGGCTCGCATCCCGGCCAGGTTCAGGAATGGTTCCGCGACCCGGCGCTGAGCGGTGGCGTGATTGTGGACCTGATGATTCACGATATCGATTATATCCGCGGGACATTTGGTGAAGCGGAGGAGGTATATGCCTTCGAGCATCGGACGGAGACGATGAACTATGCTTCCGCGACCTTTCGCTTCGGGAATGGAACGCTTGCCCAACTGGAGGCTTTCTGGGGGTATCCGGGTCCGTTTCATACAGCTTTTGAATATGCCGGTGCGGAGGTCATTATCTCGGGCGGAACACCGGACGGGGAGAGCGTGCATGTCCGGCGGGCAGTTACCTCGGGGTCTGCTCCGGGGTTCGTGGAAACCCCTGCAAGCGTGCTGCTGAAGGACCCCTATTATGAAGAGCTGGAGCATTTCCTGCGGTGCCTTGTCAGCGGTGCGGAGCCTAAGGTGACGGCAGAGGATGCCGTTCAGGCTGTACGCTGGGCGGAAGCTGCCGTGAGATCAGGGGTAACCGGACTTCCCGTTAAGCTTAATGCCAAAGGAGTGATCCAATGA
- a CDS encoding Gfo/Idh/MocA family protein — MRRLNVGMISFAHAHAYDYLASLQQMPEVTVGGIADPVPERAEELSKRHSIPYYTDYRELLADASIDAVIICSENVHHAEHTLASAEAGKHVLCEKPLGLSAGEMERMIAACKAKGVQLMTAFPCRFLTPVVRAKEALDRGEIGKIIAFKGTNRGSFPGPAWFAEPSLSGGGAVLDHTVHVMDLMNWFTGSPVEQVYAYAGTLFDPEHKRTIDDSGMVHVTFANGVFGVLDPSWSRNPGFPTWGDVTLQIIGTEGVISIDAFNQKNNVYGRASGKGSWSFWGDDMNGLMLQAFVQALLEGLPVPVSGLDGLRSAEVALNAYRSVQAGQPVKLHG; from the coding sequence ATGAGACGTCTAAATGTGGGAATGATCAGCTTCGCCCATGCCCATGCCTATGATTATCTGGCCAGTCTTCAGCAGATGCCGGAGGTGACTGTGGGCGGAATCGCCGATCCTGTGCCGGAGCGGGCAGAGGAACTGTCTAAGCGCCATTCCATCCCTTACTACACCGATTACCGTGAACTGCTGGCCGATGCGTCGATAGATGCGGTGATTATATGTTCGGAGAATGTTCATCATGCGGAGCATACCCTTGCCTCTGCCGAAGCAGGCAAGCATGTTCTCTGCGAGAAGCCGCTGGGCCTCTCTGCCGGGGAAATGGAGCGGATGATTGCAGCCTGCAAAGCCAAGGGGGTCCAGCTGATGACTGCTTTTCCCTGCCGGTTTCTGACCCCGGTGGTCCGGGCCAAAGAAGCGCTCGATCGGGGGGAGATCGGAAAGATTATAGCTTTTAAAGGAACCAACAGAGGTTCGTTTCCGGGTCCGGCGTGGTTCGCCGAGCCTTCGCTTTCGGGCGGTGGCGCTGTGCTGGATCATACGGTTCACGTGATGGATCTGATGAACTGGTTCACCGGCTCACCGGTGGAGCAGGTCTATGCCTATGCAGGAACCTTATTCGATCCCGAACACAAGCGGACGATTGATGATTCCGGCATGGTGCATGTGACCTTTGCGAATGGCGTGTTTGGCGTTCTGGACCCGAGCTGGTCACGGAATCCCGGATTTCCTACCTGGGGCGATGTGACCCTGCAGATTATCGGGACAGAGGGAGTCATCTCTATCGATGCCTTCAATCAGAAGAACAATGTATACGGCAGAGCATCCGGCAAAGGCAGCTGGTCCTTCTGGGGAGACGATATGAACGGACTGATGCTGCAGGCCTTTGTGCAGGCGCTGCTGGAGGGCTTACCGGTACCGGTGAGCGGACTGGACGGTCTCCGGTCGGCGGAGGTGGCACTGAATGCGTACCGGTCCGTGCAGGCAGGGCAGCCGGTTAAGCTGCACGGTTAA